The proteins below come from a single Triticum aestivum cultivar Chinese Spring chromosome 5D, IWGSC CS RefSeq v2.1, whole genome shotgun sequence genomic window:
- the LOC123121648 gene encoding sugar transport protein 7 isoform X2, with protein sequence MAPAHLRGGLNMMFQLATTLGIFSANMINYGTQKIKPWGWRLSLGLVAAPALLMTVGGFLLPETPNSLIERGHVEEGRRVLELIRGTTDVDAEFTDMAEASELANTIKHPFRNILERRNRPQLVMAVCMPAFQILTGINSILFYAPVLFQSMGFGASWSLYSSMLTGAVLLFSTLISIATVDRLGRRKLLISGGILMIICQVIVAAILGVEFGSDKHLSRGCSTAVVFVICLFMLAFGWSWGPLGWTVPSEIFPLETRSAGQSITVAVNLFFTFVIAQAFLSLLCVFKYAIFIFFAGWIAVMTGFVYVFLPETKGVPIEEMVLLWSKHRFWKNIMPAMPTMPLEDGWGPGDGRGDSDLAGADCNVHK encoded by the coding sequence ATGGCGCCGGCGCACCTCCGCGGCGGGCTGAACATGATGTTCCAGCTCGCGACGACGCTCGGCATCTTCTCGGCGAACATGATCAACTACGGCACGCAGAAAATCAAGCCGTGGGGGTGGCGACTCTCGCTTGGCCTCGTGGCAGCACCGGCGCTGTTGATGACGGTGGGCGGGTTCCTCCTCCCGGAGACGCCGAATAGCCTCATCGAGCGCGGGCACGTTGAGGAGGGCCGGCGCGTGCTGGAGCTGATCCGTGGCACCACGGACGTCGACGCTGAGTTCACGGACATGGCGGAGGCGAGTGAACTGGCCAACACCATCAAGCATCCGTTCCGGAACATCCTCGAGCGGCGCAACCGGCCGCAGCTggtgatggccgtgtgcatgccggCGTTTCAGATCCTGACGGGCATAAACTCCATCCTGTTCTACGCGCCGGTGCTGTTCCAGAGCATGGGCTTCGGCGCCAGCTGGTCCCTCTACTCGTCTATGCTCACCGGCGCCGTACTCTTGTTCTCCACGCTCATTTCAATCGCCACCGTCGACCGCCTCGGTAGGAGGAAGCTCCTCATCAGCGGCGGCATCCTAATGATCATCTGCCAGGTGATCGTGGCGGCGATACTGGGGGTGGAGTTCGGCTCAGACAAGCATCTATCGCGGGGCTGCTCGACCGCGGTGGTCTTCGTGATCTGCCTCTTCATGCTCGCGTTCGGGTGGTCGTGGGGTCCGCTAGGGTGGACGGTGCCGAGCGAGATCTTTCCGCTGGAGACGCGGTCGGCGGGGCAGAGCATCACGGTGGCCGTCAACCTCTTCTTCACCTTCGTCATCGCGCAGGCGTTCCTGTCGCTGCTATGCGTCTTCAAGTacgccatcttcatcttcttcgCCGGCTGGATCGCCGTCATGACCGGCTTCGTCTATGTCTTCCTGCCGGAGACCAAGGGCGTGCCGATTGAGGAGATGGTGCTGCTCTGGAGCAAGCATAGATTCTGGAAGAACATCATGCCGGCAATGCCGACGATGCCGCTCGAGGACGGCTGGGGACCCGGTGACGGCCGTGGGGATAGTGATCTTGCAGGAGCTGATTGCAACGTCCACAAGTGA
- the LOC123121648 gene encoding sugar transport protein 7 isoform X1 codes for MAGSMAPLGVKKERAAEYKGHMTFAVAMACIVAAIGGSIFGYDIGISGVNTMDPFLERFFPAVFRRKNLVTLNNYCKYDNQALSAFTSILYLSGQVSTLAAAPVTRNYGRRASIICGGISFLIGAALNAAAANLTTLILGRVMLGVGIGFGNQAVPLYLSEMAPAHLRGGLNMMFQLATTLGIFSANMINYGTQKIKPWGWRLSLGLVAAPALLMTVGGFLLPETPNSLIERGHVEEGRRVLELIRGTTDVDAEFTDMAEASELANTIKHPFRNILERRNRPQLVMAVCMPAFQILTGINSILFYAPVLFQSMGFGASWSLYSSMLTGAVLLFSTLISIATVDRLGRRKLLISGGILMIICQVIVAAILGVEFGSDKHLSRGCSTAVVFVICLFMLAFGWSWGPLGWTVPSEIFPLETRSAGQSITVAVNLFFTFVIAQAFLSLLCVFKYAIFIFFAGWIAVMTGFVYVFLPETKGVPIEEMVLLWSKHRFWKNIMPAMPTMPLEDGWGPGDGRGDSDLAGADCNVHK; via the exons ATGGCTGGCAGCATGGCTCCTCTGGGAGTGAAGAAGGAGAGGGCGGCGGAGTACAAGGGCCACATGACGTTCGCCGTCGCCATGGCGTGCATCGTCGCCGCCATCGGGGGCTCCATCTTCGGCTACGACATCGGGATCTCCG GAGTGAACACCATGGACCCGTTCCTTGAGAGGTTCttcccggcggtgttccggcgaaAGAACTTGGTGACCCTGAACAATTACTGCAAGTACGACAACCAGGCCCTCTCCGCCTTCACCTCCATCCTATACCTTTCCGGCCAAGTCTCTACGCTTGCAGCCGCACCGGTGACAAGGAACTATGGCCGTCGCGCCAGTATTATCTGCGGCGGCATCAGCTTCCTTATCGGCGCAGCCCTAAACGCCGCGGCTGCGAACCTCACGACGTTGATCCTCGGCCGCGTCATGCTTGGAGTCGGCATCGGTTTCGGCAATCAG GCTGTGCCGCTGTACTTGTCGGAGATGGCGCCGGCGCACCTCCGCGGCGGGCTGAACATGATGTTCCAGCTCGCGACGACGCTCGGCATCTTCTCGGCGAACATGATCAACTACGGCACGCAGAAAATCAAGCCGTGGGGGTGGCGACTCTCGCTTGGCCTCGTGGCAGCACCGGCGCTGTTGATGACGGTGGGCGGGTTCCTCCTCCCGGAGACGCCGAATAGCCTCATCGAGCGCGGGCACGTTGAGGAGGGCCGGCGCGTGCTGGAGCTGATCCGTGGCACCACGGACGTCGACGCTGAGTTCACGGACATGGCGGAGGCGAGTGAACTGGCCAACACCATCAAGCATCCGTTCCGGAACATCCTCGAGCGGCGCAACCGGCCGCAGCTggtgatggccgtgtgcatgccggCGTTTCAGATCCTGACGGGCATAAACTCCATCCTGTTCTACGCGCCGGTGCTGTTCCAGAGCATGGGCTTCGGCGCCAGCTGGTCCCTCTACTCGTCTATGCTCACCGGCGCCGTACTCTTGTTCTCCACGCTCATTTCAATCGCCACCGTCGACCGCCTCGGTAGGAGGAAGCTCCTCATCAGCGGCGGCATCCTAATGATCATCTGCCAGGTGATCGTGGCGGCGATACTGGGGGTGGAGTTCGGCTCAGACAAGCATCTATCGCGGGGCTGCTCGACCGCGGTGGTCTTCGTGATCTGCCTCTTCATGCTCGCGTTCGGGTGGTCGTGGGGTCCGCTAGGGTGGACGGTGCCGAGCGAGATCTTTCCGCTGGAGACGCGGTCGGCGGGGCAGAGCATCACGGTGGCCGTCAACCTCTTCTTCACCTTCGTCATCGCGCAGGCGTTCCTGTCGCTGCTATGCGTCTTCAAGTacgccatcttcatcttcttcgCCGGCTGGATCGCCGTCATGACCGGCTTCGTCTATGTCTTCCTGCCGGAGACCAAGGGCGTGCCGATTGAGGAGATGGTGCTGCTCTGGAGCAAGCATAGATTCTGGAAGAACATCATGCCGGCAATGCCGACGATGCCGCTCGAGGACGGCTGGGGACCCGGTGACGGCCGTGGGGATAGTGATCTTGCAGGAGCTGATTGCAACGTCCACAAGTGA